The following are from one region of the Rhodopirellula sp. P2 genome:
- the ppk1 gene encoding polyphosphate kinase 1, whose translation MTLSHAPEPSQSVGKRPPKSSKTTSRRKVDDSLVDAPRFINRELGWLEFNARVLDQADDPSVQLLERAKFLAITSSNLDEFMMVRVGSLKLQAMGGGGRRDPSGRTATEQLQAISERCQAHVDRQYQLLKNELQPLLSEHHINQIDPADCSDRSLAAAERHFRGDVLAVLSPQALHDRRFPMLPGLGIHLCVQLSPGDEIGPQPTPAATDSLADRVPSNQKHHEASQPSAPFSPNSPASEDDVQETQFAVIPLGRTLGRVIPLPIEKAPIDKAVSHPNSVDTSPTESGYAYALLEDLVSHFVNEFFPGREVIQCKPFRITRNADIELREDGAGDLLGGMEEVLESRRLSDVVRLEIDAHANPDIRDYLIKSFQVDPQFVFDIDGPLDLTYLFSLHGLKGMNSLRDEEWPPQRSPKINPAESMFTSISEGDIMLMHPYESFDPVVRLLEEAAVDPDVLAVKQILYRTSRNSPIVAALMRAAERGKYVTAIVELKARFDEARNIEWAREMEQAGVQVIYGIRGLKTHAKVCIIVRREPQGLVRYVHFGTGNYNEVTANLYGDISVLTCDEILGTDATMFFNAVTGASQPQPLQQLGMAPLTLRRQILELIQGETERSRQGQKGEIIAKMNALVDTEVIDALYLASQAGVKIRLNVRGVCCLRPGVPGMSETIEVVSIVDRFLEHARTFYFRHGGDHEMFISSADWMPRNLDRRVELLVPVIDPEARKRLRETLQLYFRDNQNAWRMQPDGSYQRLRPRKNQAPMRVQETLYHQVVENRKAAKQDSQSTFETHRPD comes from the coding sequence TTGACGTTGTCCCACGCCCCCGAGCCCTCCCAGTCCGTCGGCAAACGCCCTCCCAAAAGCTCCAAAACCACATCTCGGCGGAAGGTCGACGACTCCCTCGTTGACGCTCCTCGGTTCATCAACCGCGAACTGGGATGGCTGGAATTCAACGCTCGTGTCTTGGATCAAGCCGATGATCCGTCGGTGCAATTGCTCGAACGAGCCAAATTCCTGGCGATCACCAGCTCGAACTTGGACGAGTTCATGATGGTCCGCGTCGGCAGTTTGAAACTGCAAGCGATGGGCGGTGGTGGACGGCGCGACCCGTCCGGCCGGACCGCGACGGAACAGCTGCAAGCGATCTCAGAACGCTGCCAAGCCCATGTCGACCGGCAGTACCAGCTGTTGAAAAACGAACTGCAGCCGCTGCTCAGCGAACACCACATCAACCAAATCGACCCCGCCGACTGCAGCGATCGCTCGCTCGCAGCCGCGGAACGCCATTTTCGCGGCGATGTGCTGGCCGTGCTGTCTCCCCAAGCCCTGCACGACCGACGCTTCCCGATGCTGCCTGGGCTGGGAATCCATCTCTGTGTGCAGCTGAGCCCGGGGGATGAGATCGGTCCTCAACCGACACCAGCGGCAACGGACTCCCTTGCAGATCGAGTCCCGTCGAACCAAAAACACCACGAAGCCTCCCAGCCCTCCGCGCCTTTCTCCCCGAATTCACCGGCATCCGAAGACGATGTCCAGGAAACTCAATTCGCGGTCATTCCGCTCGGCCGCACCCTGGGACGCGTGATTCCACTGCCCATCGAAAAGGCCCCGATCGACAAGGCTGTCTCTCACCCAAACAGCGTGGACACTTCGCCCACCGAATCCGGCTACGCCTACGCGTTGCTGGAGGATTTGGTGTCACATTTCGTCAACGAGTTCTTCCCCGGTCGCGAAGTCATTCAGTGCAAACCGTTCCGGATCACTCGCAACGCTGACATTGAACTCCGTGAAGACGGTGCGGGTGACTTGCTCGGCGGCATGGAAGAAGTCCTCGAAAGTCGACGCTTGTCAGACGTCGTGCGACTGGAAATCGACGCCCACGCGAATCCCGACATCCGCGACTATCTGATCAAGAGCTTTCAAGTTGACCCGCAGTTTGTCTTTGACATCGATGGTCCGCTGGATCTGACGTACCTGTTCTCGCTGCATGGCCTGAAGGGCATGAATTCCCTTCGCGACGAGGAATGGCCTCCGCAACGAAGCCCAAAGATCAATCCCGCCGAGTCCATGTTCACATCGATCTCCGAGGGGGACATCATGCTGATGCACCCCTACGAGTCCTTTGATCCGGTGGTGCGATTGCTGGAAGAAGCCGCGGTCGACCCGGATGTCCTCGCCGTCAAGCAAATCCTGTATCGGACCAGCCGCAACAGCCCGATCGTGGCCGCGCTCATGCGAGCGGCCGAGCGGGGCAAGTACGTCACCGCGATCGTGGAACTGAAAGCTCGTTTCGATGAAGCCCGCAACATCGAATGGGCTCGCGAAATGGAACAGGCCGGGGTGCAGGTCATCTACGGCATCCGTGGCCTCAAAACGCACGCGAAGGTGTGCATCATTGTTCGCCGTGAACCCCAGGGACTCGTCCGCTACGTCCACTTCGGAACCGGCAACTACAACGAAGTCACCGCCAACCTGTACGGCGACATTTCGGTGCTGACCTGCGATGAAATCCTAGGCACCGACGCGACGATGTTCTTCAACGCCGTCACGGGGGCCAGCCAACCGCAACCGCTGCAACAACTCGGCATGGCACCGCTGACGCTGCGTCGCCAAATCCTGGAGCTGATCCAAGGCGAAACGGAACGCTCCCGCCAGGGACAAAAGGGCGAGATCATCGCCAAGATGAACGCCTTGGTGGACACCGAAGTCATCGACGCCTTGTACCTGGCCAGCCAAGCGGGCGTGAAGATTCGCCTCAACGTTCGCGGCGTTTGCTGCTTGCGACCCGGCGTGCCAGGGATGAGCGAAACGATTGAAGTCGTTTCGATCGTCGACCGCTTCTTGGAACACGCCCGAACGTTTTACTTCCGCCACGGTGGCGATCACGAGATGTTCATCAGCAGTGCCGACTGGATGCCTCGCAACCTGGACCGCCGCGTTGAACTCCTGGTTCCCGTCATCGATCCCGAAGCTCGCAAACGTCTTCGCGAAACCCTGCAGTTGTATTTCCGCGACAACCAAAACGCGTGGCGGATGCAGCCCGACGGAAGTTACCAGCGTTTGAGGCCTCGCAAGAACCAAGCCCCGATGCGGGTTCAGGAGACACTGTATCATCAGGTGGTCGAAAATCGAAAAGCAGCCAAACAGGACTCGCAATCGACTTTCGAAACTCATCGTCCTGATTGA